In Panulirus ornatus isolate Po-2019 chromosome 2, ASM3632096v1, whole genome shotgun sequence, the DNA window TATTATTGAGCCATATGTCTTCATAGAAAGTGTTAGTCATCTGTAAATAATCAAGTAATCTTAATAATCGTTGACTAAGGAATATACACTAAGAAGCGTAACTTCGTCATATTTACTTTAAGTGCTGTGTGCCGCATACTGTAGTGTGGCTTGTGTTTCTTGTCTTTCGAGAACAACAATATTCAATCTTGAAAAACactaaatgaatgaaaattatcgtTCCATTCACGGAACTgaattctcgttttctgttgtaacATATCTCGTATGAAATTCTGTTTAAGACAGTCCTTTGAACAGCGGGGTCTGCAAGGTTTCTTATAACCTGCGTTTTTTGTTATCTCCTTAAACGATATTCTCCCTTCAATGTCTATCCTTATTCCATGTTATGCTGATGATTTAAGTCTACATTCTTCAACTCACTTCTCACTTCCCCCTTCCTTATAGTTCTCGTGTTCTTTTTATCGTATTAAacatatttttctccttttaatgGTGAAACATCTCGGAATAGGAGAGGAGTAACCTGGTTAAATTTGATTGTGATTAAACGCAATTTCTTGCCAAACCTTTTAAAGCGTTACTTCTCTCACAGTCATCAGTTTCGAGACATCGAAATTCAGCCCGGTAATTTCATAAACACTGGCGTAACCATATCTTCCACCGTCCTGCAAATCCCAAtttatcaacatcacaaagtctgtatctcagaaggttggttggttgggggtttgacctatcaactgccagggagggtcattaaggccgtcaacgtagtttacatccaccaatcgaaaaatcttgaacaccttcaggtgttcaagataattctaagaccacgtacactcacTATGCCTGTGTGTGGTCCATGATGGGAAATTGTACAGGTGCCGTGactgtttgtgttgtggtgtttcaCTGGTACCGAGTATATGAAATTGAAAACTTATCGTCTCGTGTATGATTTCTCTACGCAGTAGAAAATTGAAGTCACAGGAGTTCCACAAATGGGTtctggtataataataataataataataataataataataataataataatgataataataataataattggtaaTAATAATTGCTGTAGTATATCTAAAttcatccttccttcctatcTCAGGATTCCCCTCAATGTAGCTCTCTCGTtacataggtattattttggcagTTGATGTCTGGAACTGGATGCATATATCGTTGACACCAAGTGTTGGACCCGAGGTACGTGTATGACTGCGGGTCTTACAATACCTGTATGCGGACCGGCTTTACAAtgattgaccgttataatacctccttcTCTCGAATACCGAAGCTGTGGTATtatctttcatgttttttttttctctttctataaCCTTTTTTTCTAAGGAGTCAGGTTTTAAGGCTCCTGCAGAGCCCTGATGCATTTCTACATTCTTTCCTCTCTTGTTCTGTACACACGAGATGGTCTTGCTTGGGCGTGTTGTGCCATGATGACGACactcacaataaaaaaaatattgattcgTATTTGTGTTAATTTATTAATGTATTTTTAACGTAAATCTTTAAATATATAagacatcaatttttttttaattaaaatgTAAAACTTAACATATGATTACATATTATTTTTATACATGtaagattataattatatttatgaatatacttAAAATTTCATGCAGATTGTTTAAATAGACTTGCTTGTTGGAAAACGCTGTTATTTTTATGTCTCCCGCTCAGGTGGGAGAACAGCATGGAGTGACATTACTTTAGATACACGAGTGATGATCGAGTGTTGGTCTGTTTTGATTTTAGTTCTTTCTTTAATCTTACAATGACAATCTCCTGACTTCTTTTCCCTCGCAAGACAGTGTGCTATTGTGTTTCTCTTCGATTATGTAGTGAAGGTTTAGACTGATCTGTTGACTGGCACACAAAATTTCTTGTTTTCTTccttaaagaaagaggcaagacgtGCAGTTCCCAGGGTATCTTGCCTGTTCGTTGCTGTGGATAATGCAATGGCCAGGTACCTAGGTCAAGATGACGGGTTTGACATGCACCTAATTTATGAATAACGTTGCACTGCAATTTGTTGAATCCGCAGCACAATGAGTAGCTTTTCACGGGGACGTAGAGTCTGGAAATATCACAATTCATTGTTGAGTTGATTACATAATTTACGGCTGTCGCAGCTGGGCAAACAGATTCGGAAGAAACATTCGGACGTCTCCACATTTGCAACCATTCGTCTGCCTTGGAGCCGCCCGTGTAGAGGTGGAAGCAGTCAGGATGGTCAGTAGTGACTTGATGTCGCCGACGGCAGGATCTGTTCCTCAGGCGCGTCCCTACTGTCGGCGAGGAGGTTGTCGGTGATGTTGGGCGGCTCTTGTGTCGTCTGCTCACCCACACCTCTCGCTAGGGTCATTTTCGTCGGTCGGCATAGGACGTGGGGCCTGAGGACCAGGGCCCTGACGCTAGTTCTTCGCAAGATGCTGTTGTAGGAGGAGCGGTCGCCAGGCTAGATGGTTGATGTTTCGTTTTCAGGTCGTCCTGAATCCAGAAGTAAGTGCGAGGTAGACACAATTGCCTCAGTTTCCGTGCGCGCGACCCACGTACAGCtcagagctccaagacacattcacaATTATATTTATTATGTAACATTTCCAACCTCCTCAAGATTGTGTCGCTCGCTGAAGGATATACCTTTGAGTCGTGGTAGGCCTTACAAACATTTTTCATCAGCATCTTAATATGACTAGATAGTTACTTGAGGACATTATCTTTTTGTTATGCCAAATAGTAATTGTCTTGTTTTTAGTTACGTCTGTGATGAAAGTGCAGGCCTAGAATTTTTTATCAAATTTCTGTAGGGAATAATTTTGACATACTGTTCAAATTTTGAAATAGGAATTTTGGTCTTCAGTGTAAAAACAACTGACAGTTCTTGTAGAAGAGAACTTTAATATCCACTTAGGCTCAACGTGAAACAGAGTTTAATACAGCATGATTGCCACACTACACGATCGCGAGGAAACAATGATTGGTTATATATGTTTTCTGGGAGATAGATTCCTAGGGGATGGCTGTTGATGACAGAGAACTGATAAGAATTGGGCTGAATACACTTCCTTGTGGTAATCCACTTTCTTGAACTAGAATGTCCGAAGTGACAAAGTGTTGAAGTTATTTTGACAGAAAAAATTCAGTCGGCAGTGAAGTTTCGAACAACATAAGTAAATTACTTCAACAGAAAACGGTCCATATAATTTTTTAAAACCTCTCTTTAGTGTCACCATTCACTGTTCTATCATTTTAATTCCATTCCTCCGctaatgataacaacaaataCATTACACCTTCATCTTTTCTTATAAGTTTAAAGATGTCCCTCATCAGACAACAGCCTAAcggaccaaccaaccaatcatgtTTAACAACCACTAGGCACAaggacaaattttttttttcgagagatACAGAGTGGTTCAATAGTTACTCGGTTTAATGTTTatacaaaatacaaaacaatATTTGAGTGCCACAGTGAACTGATCACTGTTGACAGATAGCAACACAAACATATGAACAGAAGTTTAAAGGGTTGATCTTATGTGTGGATTATTTGATGTTAAGTGAGTGTTTAATCTAaacttattattatatatattttaccgtTAAGTTGATATTTATATACACCTGACTAACTCCATGCTTCCTCGTAGGTTGATGAGCCATTATGGGTAAAAAGCCAAAGCAGAAaacaaaaggagggacagagaaaaagaaagatgaagacaaaaagaaaaataaaggtgaAGACAAAGATAAAGACAAAGACAAAGACAAAAAGAAGGACGATGACAAAGATGACGAAAGTGGAGACGACAAGAacaaaaatgaagagaagaaagatgaagacaaaAAAGATGACAAAAAGGACCAGaaagatgacgatggtgatggtggagtctgtggtgaagatgaggaagtTGATGCTGGTGACGGGGGGATGGACGAAGACGAGATCGATGTTGGGGAAGACAAGACAGGCGCCGTAGGGAAGGACAGGAAGACCAGAGAAGAACAAACTAAGGTCGAAGGCAAAAGAGGGACATCCCCAAGGCGAGGTTAAAGCTTCCCTGAAGAGGGAGACCAGCTTCATAAGTCAACAAATGTCGAAGTTCCTCAGGGAGTTCCTTGCCAGCCAAGTATCTCCAGGTAGTCGTGAAGATCCGCGCCCCTCCAGTAGCTACGAACTGACAGAGAAAACTAGTGCGACGAGTCGGGGAGACGACGGAACGACAGATCAGACCCGAGACGACAAGAGGACGAACTTGCGACGGAGAGAGGCGTCGCCACCGTACAAGATGGAGGGTGGGTCGCCACGACTCAGCCAGACTGATGAgatgcctctgctgctgcttaaagctgcagcagcagaggcaggtcAGCTCCCTTGGCTCAAAACACCTGCAGCTCATAAGCAGGTGCTCCTGCAGCGTACAGGGAGCACAGACGCGGAAGGATTTGTTAATCCTGGGGTCAATATCTCGGAGGGACAAGTACGAGTGCCATCTGgggctgatggagagagaagccTGCAGGTAGCGCCTGGAGTCGTCGCTCCTGAGGGAAAGATTCCAGGTGGCACCTGGAGCCACTGAAGGACAGACACTGTATGACACCTGGAAGCCACTGAAGGACAGACACATACGGCACCTAGAGCCACTGAAGGACAGACACTTATGGCACTTGGAGCCACTGAAGGACAGACACATATGGCACCTGGAGCTATTGAAGGACAGACATTTATGGCACCTGGAGCCACTGAAGGACATACACATATGGCACTAGGAGCCACTGATGAGCAAACACTTATGGGACCTGGAACAACTGAAGGACAGACACATATGGCACTAGGAGCCACTGATGAGCAAACACTTATGGGACCTGGAACAACTGAAGGACAGACACATATGGCACTAGGAGCCACTGAAGGACAGACACTTATGGCACTTGGAGCCACTGAAGGACAGACACATATGGCACCTGGAGCTATTGAAGGACAGACACATATGGCAACTGGAGCCATGGCAGTACAGGCACATATGGCACCTGGAACCAACGTGTTATCCGGACACAGACAAACACTGTCTGGTATAGTTACTTCCAAAGACTATACACATCCACCCCCGGGACTCACTACGTCAGGATATACAACATTGTCCACATCAGGAGGTGCACCACACATCCCATCTGTGGTCCTAACGACAAGTCACCCACCGGCACCCGAAACACTGACCCCAGGTCTTCCCTCTGTGCCTCATGGGGTTGTGACCCCGGCGCACGCATCTCATATCCCTGGATTCACTGCCACAGGACACCTGCCCATGACCCCTGGAGTCCTCACTTCAGGTCACACCCCTGTATCTCAAGTCATCGTCGCACAGCACGGGACGGCTGCCCCTGGGGTCATGGCCTCTGGACATGGCCCCTCATTTACTGAAGTCATGGCCACTGGACACGCCCCTGTGTCTACTGGAATCATAGCCACAGGACACGCCCCTTCCTCTGCTGGactcagcaccacacaacacatcctgcAGCCTCCTCTAGACACGACCATGACTGTGAGGAGCACCCAGATACCTCCAGGAAGGTACACGGCGAATGATGGGACGACCTACGTGGTGATGAGCGACCAACAGTATTACCCAGAAGGCCAGAGTGCCGCTGATGTCCTCAATCTCGACGTCGTCCCCGGCAACCCGAGCAAAGCAGAGGTCTCCACCGTCAGGAGAATGCTGAGGAGGATCAAAGCCATTGAGAGACGTAAGGGATGGAATGAACTGAGCTACCTAAGGGTAAGTCTTGAGTCCTTTGTCATTTCTCAATTTCCTATTTCGTTTCTCATTAATTTTCATTCCCAACTTATATTTTTTCGTCAAAACCAAAGGGACActattatgataatcatagagTAAGAGACATTGTCACTGTATGTAATTATCAAAATGTCTTTCTCATAAATGTTATTCTTTCACACTTCTTCCAACTTTTCCTGTGATGACAAACACACTGTGGTCGTGAACTGTGTGTTTCGCCTATGAATGTTGATTTACATATTCCTATCATCTTAAACTGATTGTTAGTTTATAAGATATGCTTTACCTGTACCCAAATGGTACTTTCTTTTTCGtcaatatatattttaattactTCCATTCCTTATTTTCTCATTTAATACACAATTTCATTCATTTTACCTTTTACATCACTATTGCCTCTCATCATTATACTCTGAGTCCACTTTTTCTGTTCATTTCTTCCACTGCTCACTCTTCCTTGTAACCTCCGTCATCACCTGACTGGCGTTTTCTTTCTCCTAGGTGGGTTTCCGTGACGTCATTGTTGAACCAGAAGCTATGTTTACTCCAAAGTTCCTTCGACTTTACACCGCTTGCTTGTACAGGTCAGTATCGCTTATGTACACTTCATTATGACCCCTTTTTCATGCCGGAACCACTTCTCAATAAGGCCAGAATCCCTTTGCTGTAGGTTGTGTCTCCATTACCAGCTATTTCGAGCTATTGTGGCCTATTGGGGGCCATTTTCCCTCCCTTCACTTGAATACTTTCATTAAGGACTTGgcttgtcaactgccagggtcattagtcAATGTGAAGCTACTTAATCCACCAACCGAATGATCTcttaacaccttcaggtgtgtaAGATAATTCCAAGGCCACATACAGTACGTATATTGTCCATATTGTATTTATACAAGTCACTACTCCTATTACAGTAGTGAGGTCCCACTTTCATTGGTGGCAAGTGTCACTGCATTGCACAGTGGCCCCACTCTTAGTACCCTCAGCATGTCAATAATCCCGTTTCATGTAATTTTC includes these proteins:
- the LOC139753134 gene encoding uncharacterized protein isoform X1 produces the protein MALGATEGQTHMAPGAIEGQTFMAPGATEGHTHMALGATDEQTLMGPGTTEGQTHMALGATDEQTLMGPGTTEGQTHMALGATEGQTLMALGATEGQTHMAPGAIEGQTHMATGAMAVQAHMAPGTNVLSGHRQTLSGIVTSKDYTHPPPGLTTSGYTTLSTSGGAPHIPSVVLTTSHPPAPETLTPGLPSVPHGVVTPAHASHIPGFTATGHLPMTPGVLTSGHTPVSQVIVAQHGTAAPGVMASGHGPSFTEVMATGHAPVSTGIIATGHAPSSAGLSTTQHILQPPLDTTMTVRSTQIPPGRYTANDGTTYVVMSDQQYYPEGQSAADVLNLDVVPGNPSKAEVSTVRRMLRRIKAIERRKGWNELSYLRVGFRDVIVEPEAMFTPKFLRLYTACLYSFLLSSVYAVFTFLLAPVLAVVYGITFAVVAFFGVWVFGPVFRVYKTLMAAVYRCLEVLCFTFIAPVMAPIGLCFSNIFVKYQKIVDDPSALPPDQVVKIV
- the LOC139753131 gene encoding uncharacterized protein, translating into MGKKPKQKTKGGTEKKKDEDKKKNKGEDKDKDKDKDKKKDDDKDDESGDDKNKNEEKKDEDKKDDKKDQKDDDGDGGVCGEDEEVDAGDGGMDEDEIDVGEDKTGAVGKDRKTREEQTKVEGKRGTSPRRG
- the LOC139753134 gene encoding uncharacterized protein isoform X2; amino-acid sequence: MALGATEGQTHMAPGAIEGQTFMAPGATEGHTHMALGATDEQTLMGPGTTEGQTHMALGATDEQTLMGPGTTEGQTHMALGATEGQTLMALGATEGQTHMAPGAIEGQTHMATGAMAVQAHMAPGTNVLSGHRQTLSGIVTSKDYTHPPPGLTTSGYTTLSTSGGAPHIPSVVLTTSHPPAPETLTPGLPSVPHGVVTPAHASHIPGFTATGHLPMTPGVLTSGHTPVSQVIVAQHGTAAPGVMASGHGPSFTEVMATGHAPVSTGIIATGHAPSSAGLSTTQHILQPPLDTTMTVRSTQIPPGRYTANDGTTYVVMSDQQYYPEGQSAADVLNLDVVPGNPSKAEVSTVRRMLRRIKAIERRKGWNELSYLRVGFRDVIVEPEAMFTPKFLRLYTACLYSFLLSSVYAVFTFLLAPVLAVVYGITFAVVAFFNMWVFGPIFRTYKTVMAMVYFICRPLLLEGVRLPHHQEQREQQQEQQGSFHV